In Acinetobacter sp. C32I, one genomic interval encodes:
- the trpD gene encoding anthranilate phosphoribosyltransferase has translation MNIQQALNNITKNIHLTQPQMEDVMRSIMQGEATDAQIGALMMGLRMKGESIDEITAAARIMREFAIKIDVSDIPHLVDIVGTGGDGQNLFNVSTASSFVIAAAGATIAKHGNRGVSSKSGSSDVLEQIGIQLDLDMQQTERCIREMGVGFLFAPNHHKAMKYAVAPRRELGIRSIFNLLGPLTNPAGVNRFVIGVFSDELCRPIAEVLKQLGAEHVLVVHSKDGLDEISLAAPTAVAELKDGEVTEWTLNPEDVGIASQTLTGLVVNSSEESLKLIKDALSRDKSDVGEKAANMIALNAGAGIYVAGITKTYKQAVELAQDILYGGQALEKMSILAEFTKTLKQYQAD, from the coding sequence ATGAATATCCAACAGGCACTCAATAACATTACCAAAAACATCCATCTGACCCAGCCACAAATGGAAGATGTCATGCGCAGTATCATGCAAGGTGAAGCCACTGATGCTCAAATCGGTGCGCTAATGATGGGCTTGCGCATGAAGGGTGAAAGTATTGATGAAATTACAGCTGCTGCACGTATCATGCGTGAATTCGCGATTAAAATTGATGTCAGTGATATTCCTCATCTGGTAGATATCGTGGGTACAGGTGGTGATGGTCAAAACTTATTTAATGTTTCAACGGCTTCAAGTTTTGTGATCGCTGCTGCTGGAGCAACCATTGCGAAACATGGTAACCGTGGTGTATCAAGCAAATCGGGTTCTTCGGATGTGCTGGAACAGATTGGCATTCAACTTGATTTAGACATGCAGCAAACGGAACGTTGTATCCGTGAAATGGGCGTTGGTTTCTTGTTTGCTCCAAATCATCATAAAGCAATGAAATATGCGGTAGCGCCACGGCGTGAATTAGGTATTCGCAGCATTTTCAACTTACTTGGTCCACTCACCAACCCTGCTGGCGTAAATCGTTTTGTAATTGGCGTATTCTCAGATGAATTGTGCCGTCCCATTGCTGAAGTATTAAAACAGCTTGGTGCCGAGCATGTACTGGTGGTGCATTCTAAAGATGGTCTGGACGAAATCAGTCTGGCTGCACCAACTGCAGTTGCTGAGCTTAAAGATGGCGAAGTTACTGAATGGACCCTGAACCCTGAAGACGTTGGTATCGCCTCTCAAACTCTCACCGGTTTAGTCGTCAATAGTTCTGAAGAGAGCTTAAAGCTAATCAAAGATGCTTTGAGTCGTGATAAATCAGACGTAGGCGAAAAAGCAGCAAATATGATTGCACTGAATGCAGGTGCAGGCATTTACGTCGCAGGTATTACCAAAACCTATAAACAAGCCGTTGAGCTAGCTCAAGATATTCTTTATGGCGGACAAGCCTTAGAAAAAATGAGTATCTTGGCTGAATTTACCAAGACATTGAAACAATATCAGGCAGACTAA